From Salvia splendens isolate huo1 chromosome 3, SspV2, whole genome shotgun sequence, a single genomic window includes:
- the LOC121796835 gene encoding uncharacterized protein LOC121796835, which yields MQPQVCAGERKLQLQELEELRLESYDAVMWYKEKTKLWHDKNLRVKELQVGQRVLLFQSRLKLMPGKLKSKWTGPYTIVALRANGAVELQGSAPNSAPFMVNGHLVKPFSDNSEVRIVEEIPLRTTGVLA from the coding sequence ATGCAACCTCAAGTGTGTGCTGGGGAAAGAAAGCTCCAACtacaggagttggaagaactcagaCTGGAATCATACGATGCAgtcatgtggtataaggagaaaACTAAGttgtggcatgacaagaacctacGGGTGAAGGAGCTGCAAGTCGGGCAGAGAGTTCTGTTGTTCCAGTCAAGACTTAAATTGATGCCTGGGAAGTTGAAATCAAAGTGGACGGGACCATACACCATCGTCGCCCTAAGAgcaaatggagcagtggaaCTTCAGGGAAGTGCCCCAAACTCTGCCCCTTTTATGGTTAATGGTCACCTTGTGAAACCTTTTAGTGATAACTCGGAGGTGCgcatagtggaagaaattccactgcgCACAACCGGTGTTCTCGCCTAA